The following coding sequences are from one Treponema bryantii window:
- a CDS encoding response regulator, whose translation MYSVFAVDDEPIVLEGIRSKIDWEGSGFSFAGEATDGEIALSMIQEIKPDILITDIKMPFMDGLQLAETIKKIQPWIKIIILSGHDEFDYAKKAISIGIEDYLLKPFTPDELIASLNKTAAQIDKERKQLSDISKLREELKSSETLIKKEFLNNLVHGAIEANTIMTKCSELGINLISRYYKVLISKIESQSNNIQNQQEACSLLNSYSTAWEQAVSFFHHSNLLVCIFKGTSQQELDENIFHAAETIGHIATKNEDCTVLTAIGKTVEHLSQLNISYEDAKHILELGGTPEKTSEKQNRIISSDDLQSGSLDLLDLKENDPLVDRLKYASKNDISVIIEESMTLIRNNPGQFSVFASYLLVDLIFAVSKLVEKLGGDIKQLNPEILQRNYVDTAVSDEERFKQTIEKVLTFALNFRDSKMTGKYGDVILKAKKFIEENYADQNTTLTTVAEAVCLSPNHFSTIFSQECKTTFIEYLTNVRMENAKRLMRETDMKGYDIAYECGFSDPHYFSYIFKKNTGLSPREYKLSVER comes from the coding sequence ATGTATAGTGTATTTGCTGTTGATGATGAGCCTATTGTACTCGAAGGAATTCGTTCCAAAATTGATTGGGAAGGAAGCGGTTTTTCTTTTGCCGGTGAAGCAACTGATGGAGAAATTGCACTCTCAATGATTCAGGAAATAAAACCTGACATTCTTATTACTGACATTAAAATGCCTTTTATGGACGGACTCCAGCTCGCAGAAACAATAAAAAAAATCCAGCCATGGATTAAAATTATAATTCTTTCTGGCCATGATGAATTTGATTATGCAAAAAAAGCCATCTCAATAGGAATTGAAGATTATCTTCTCAAACCTTTTACCCCAGATGAACTTATTGCTAGCCTGAATAAAACTGCCGCTCAGATTGATAAGGAACGCAAACAGCTCTCTGATATTTCAAAACTTCGCGAAGAACTTAAATCCAGTGAAACTCTTATCAAAAAAGAATTCCTTAATAATCTTGTTCATGGTGCAATTGAAGCAAATACAATCATGACAAAATGCAGTGAACTTGGAATTAACCTTATTTCCCGCTATTACAAGGTTTTAATAAGCAAAATTGAAAGTCAGAGTAATAATATTCAGAATCAGCAGGAAGCCTGCTCTCTTTTGAATTCTTACTCAACCGCATGGGAACAGGCTGTATCATTTTTCCATCATTCAAATCTTCTTGTCTGTATCTTTAAGGGTACATCACAACAGGAACTTGATGAAAACATTTTCCATGCTGCAGAAACTATTGGACATATTGCTACTAAAAATGAGGACTGTACAGTTCTTACAGCAATTGGAAAAACAGTTGAACATCTTTCACAGCTTAATATTTCTTATGAAGACGCAAAGCATATTCTTGAACTAGGCGGCACACCAGAAAAAACTTCTGAAAAGCAGAACCGTATTATCAGTTCCGATGACCTCCAGAGTGGAAGTCTGGACCTTCTGGATCTTAAAGAAAACGATCCTCTTGTTGACCGCCTTAAATACGCAAGTAAAAATGATATCTCTGTCATAATCGAAGAATCTATGACTCTTATCAGAAATAACCCTGGCCAGTTCAGTGTATTTGCGTCATATCTTCTTGTTGATTTGATTTTTGCTGTTTCTAAGCTTGTTGAAAAACTCGGCGGAGACATAAAACAACTTAATCCGGAAATTCTACAGCGAAACTATGTTGATACTGCAGTTTCAGATGAAGAGCGATTTAAGCAGACCATTGAAAAAGTCCTCACCTTTGCGCTTAATTTCCGCGACTCAAAAATGACAGGAAAATACGGCGACGTAATTCTGAAGGCCAAAAAATTTATTGAAGAAAATTATGCAGACCAGAACACAACTCTTACTACAGTTGCAGAAGCAGTTTGTCTTAGCCCTAACCACTTCAGTACAATTTTCTCTCAGGAATGTAAAACTACCTTTATTGAATATCTAACGAACGTTCGTATGGAAAATGCAAAGCGACTCATGCGAGAAACAGATATGAAGGGTTATGATATTGCCTATGAATGCGGATTTTCTGATCCGCACTACTTCAGCTATATCTTCAAAAAAAATACGGGGCTTTCGCCCCGTGAATATAAGCTGAGTGTTGAGCGTTAA
- a CDS encoding sensor histidine kinase, with amino-acid sequence MKNTSLRRTLLKTYISLLFIAFIPTIYSSVVTQIHIRQYSQIISNVGTANNINSTVKNDIPAELWNIISGKQAIQDGNQYHMLDEVYAKLSLMLMINKNAESRGKLEVANRTTATLRRNIDMLISQMKKGSTVTQNEATLDEIRTITSLFSDIMQDFIVTEIESANKTNQSLRNTSIILAALQIIITIIAIIISINGFIKVSDAIEKPISDMENLSTKVAHGDLTARIDIPHVDELDTLAANLNTMTSQIDVLIKKNMEEQKNFQKAEMKALQAQITPHFLYNTFDTIVWLAEEEKTDEVVRITKAFSQFLRISLSRGHEWITISQELDHIQNYLTIQKIRYADILNYTIDADEDLMDIKMIKLVLQPLIENAIYHGIKNKRGRGELKVSVHYSDETKNFIRFVVEDNGAGFTEERLGQVRNELRTGAVDSEKLSSVYGLYNVNKKLKLYYGDQTDGLIIESEAGKGSKISFTIPSNRS; translated from the coding sequence ATGAAAAACACAAGTCTTAGACGAACACTGCTTAAAACCTATATCTCGCTGCTTTTTATTGCCTTCATTCCAACGATTTATTCTTCTGTAGTCACACAGATTCATATCCGGCAGTACAGCCAGATTATCTCGAATGTAGGCACAGCAAATAATATAAACTCAACAGTAAAAAATGACATTCCTGCAGAACTTTGGAATATCATCAGCGGTAAGCAGGCCATTCAGGACGGCAACCAGTATCACATGCTTGATGAAGTTTATGCAAAACTTTCCCTTATGCTGATGATAAATAAAAATGCTGAGAGCCGTGGAAAACTCGAAGTTGCAAACAGAACAACAGCCACACTTCGCCGCAATATCGACATGCTGATTTCTCAAATGAAAAAAGGAAGTACCGTTACTCAGAACGAAGCCACCCTTGATGAAATCCGAACAATTACTTCCCTCTTTTCTGATATTATGCAGGATTTTATTGTAACGGAAATTGAATCTGCAAATAAGACAAACCAGTCGCTTCGAAATACTTCAATTATTCTTGCAGCACTTCAGATTATCATTACAATCATAGCAATCATAATTTCGATAAACGGATTTATAAAAGTTTCTGACGCCATTGAAAAACCGATTTCAGACATGGAAAATCTGTCTACAAAGGTTGCTCACGGAGATCTTACCGCACGAATAGACATTCCTCATGTTGATGAACTTGATACTCTGGCTGCAAACCTTAACACCATGACCAGCCAGATTGATGTACTGATTAAAAAAAATATGGAAGAACAGAAGAATTTCCAGAAAGCAGAAATGAAGGCTCTTCAGGCACAGATTACCCCACACTTTTTATACAACACATTTGATACAATTGTCTGGCTTGCCGAGGAAGAAAAAACTGATGAGGTTGTGCGAATTACAAAAGCCTTCTCACAGTTCCTTCGCATTTCATTAAGCCGCGGACATGAATGGATTACAATTTCGCAGGAGCTGGATCACATTCAAAACTATCTGACAATTCAGAAAATCAGATATGCAGATATTTTGAATTATACCATTGATGCAGATGAAGACCTGATGGATATTAAGATGATTAAACTTGTTCTTCAGCCTCTTATTGAAAATGCGATTTATCACGGAATTAAAAACAAGCGTGGCCGTGGAGAACTCAAGGTAAGCGTACACTACTCTGATGAAACCAAAAACTTCATTAGATTTGTCGTAGAAGATAATGGCGCCGGCTTTACAGAAGAAAGACTTGGCCAGGTACGAAATGAGCTGAGAACCGGCGCGGTGGATTCTGAAAAACTAAGTTCTGTATACGGACTTTATAATGTAAATAAAAAACTGAAGTTATATTACGGAGATCAGACTGATGGTTTGATTATTGAATCAGAAGCTGGAAAAGGAAGTAAAATTTCTTTTACAATACCGTCGAATAGGAGTTAA
- a CDS encoding ABC transporter substrate-binding protein, whose amino-acid sequence MKRIIGKNLIISLSILFITIAIAVIISVTLIHSKTLNNSLTKKNIKNSDKLILGFSQIGSESSWRTRNTQSIFEAAADNDIQILFDDAQQKQENQLKAIRSFIVYQVDVIAFVPIVEDGWDNVLQEAKDAGIPVILVDRQINADPSLYAGFLGENGVEEGRRAARYLVNKCKNRSGDINIFEISGTENSSIVEDRARGFREIISTNSKFKIIHSENGDFLRSRGKEIGDMLLASNVLENGNTTNTIYYNKQKIDVIFSHNDSMTLGFLDSMEAHKINPKGKGTIIISIDGEQECIDAMIAGKINCVVECNPNHGQMLMALVKQIARGEPIPRITYNYETVFTEDDNFSKYDPRGY is encoded by the coding sequence ATGAAACGTATAATTGGAAAAAATCTCATAATATCACTAAGCATACTCTTTATTACCATTGCCATAGCAGTAATTATTTCTGTAACACTAATTCATTCAAAAACACTGAATAACTCTTTAACAAAAAAGAATATAAAGAATAGCGATAAGCTGATTCTCGGATTTTCACAGATTGGCTCAGAAAGTTCATGGAGAACCCGTAACACCCAGTCTATTTTTGAAGCGGCGGCAGACAATGACATTCAGATTCTTTTTGATGATGCCCAGCAGAAACAGGAAAATCAGCTTAAAGCAATAAGGTCATTTATAGTTTATCAGGTAGATGTTATAGCCTTTGTTCCGATTGTTGAAGATGGCTGGGATAATGTACTTCAGGAAGCAAAGGATGCAGGTATTCCGGTTATTCTTGTAGACCGCCAGATTAACGCTGATCCAAGTTTATATGCAGGCTTTCTTGGGGAAAACGGTGTTGAAGAAGGGCGCAGAGCTGCACGATATCTTGTAAATAAATGCAAAAATAGAAGCGGCGATATCAATATTTTTGAAATCAGTGGTACAGAAAATTCTTCCATTGTAGAAGACCGTGCCAGAGGATTTCGTGAAATTATAAGTACAAATTCTAAATTCAAAATCATTCATTCAGAAAACGGAGACTTTTTGCGTTCCCGTGGTAAGGAAATTGGTGATATGCTTCTTGCCAGCAATGTTCTGGAAAACGGAAATACCACAAATACAATTTATTACAACAAGCAGAAAATCGATGTAATTTTTTCTCATAATGATTCAATGACGCTCGGTTTCCTGGATTCCATGGAAGCACACAAAATAAATCCAAAAGGAAAAGGAACAATCATTATAAGCATTGATGGCGAGCAGGAATGTATTGATGCCATGATTGCGGGAAAAATTAACTGTGTTGTTGAATGTAATCCAAACCACGGACAAATGCTTATGGCCCTTGTAAAGCAAATTGCAAGAGGCGAACCTATTCCACGCATTACTTACAATTACGAAACTGTATTTACAGAAGACGATAATTTTTCAAAATATGATCCGCGCGGATACTGA